From the genome of Deinococcus betulae:
GACGTGCTGCGCGAGGCCGAGGCACTGGGCGTGGTGGACGAGGTGCGGGCCGCACCGGGCGAGTGGCTGCGCGGAGCCGACCTGGTGGTGCTGGCCGCCCCCATGCGCGCCCTGGCCCCCCTGGCCGCCGACCTGGCCCCTTACCTGAATCCAGCCGCGCTGGTTACCGACGTGGGCAGCGTGAAGGCCGGGATTGCCGCCGAGATGGAGCGCCTGGGCGTGCGGGGCTTCGTGGCCGGGCACCCGATGGCGGGCAGCGAGCGCGGCGGGGTCACACACGCCCGCGCCGCGCTGCTGGAAAACGCCGTGTGGGTGCTGACTCCCACCGACCACACTCCCCTGACCGCCCTGAGCCGCGCCCGCACGCTGGTCGAGGAACTGGGCGCCGCCCCCGTGGTCATGCCGCCTGACGCCCACGACGCGCTGGTGGCGACGGTCAGTCACCTGCCCTACCTGGCCAGCCTGGCCCTGACGCATATGGTGGCGCGTGACGAACGCCTGAGCCTGCTGGCAGCCGGCGGCTTCCGTGACCTGACGCGCGTGGCCAGCGGCGACCCCCGCATGAGCCGCGACATGGTGGTGGAAAACCGCGCGGCCCTCAAAGACGCCCTGGGCCGGTTCCGGAGGCAACTTCAGCGCCTGGAAGCCGATCTCGACGAACCCGAGGAACTGCTGGCCGCCGCCGCTGAAGGCAAACGCACCCGTGACAGCCTGCCAGTGGTGCGCCGCAGCCTGCTGCCCCAGCGCCACGACCTTGTGGTAGCAGTGCCCGACCGTCCCAACCAGATTGGCGCCGTGACGCAGGCCCTGGGCGCGGCGGGCGTGAACATCAAGGACATTGAGGTGCTGGCCATTCGTGAGGACGGCGGCGCCATTCGCCTGGGCTTAGAAAGCCCTGACGATGTAACACACGCGGCCAGCATCCTGAATGCGGCGGGTTTTGAGGTGCGGGGCCGGGGCTGAGCACCTGAGTCCTCGGAGGCAGAGGGCTACCCCGCGCGCAGCGGCTGATGCAGGTCCCTGTCTCCACCCTCACACGGCGACAAAAGATGAGGCGCCCATTCACCCTGCCTGGCCCCCGACGCGGTAGCGTGAGGGGTTGATGGCTGACCCGCTCCCACTCTCCCCTCCCCCCAACGCGGCTTCTGTCCCCGTTCCTGACCCAGCCCCCTCGGATCAGGCGCCGGAGACGCCGCCGCTTGAGGGCAGGCCCGCACCAGCCACGCGCCTTTCAGCCATTGATCTGTTTCGCGGCCTGACCATTCTGGAAGTGGTGGGGCACCACACGAGCGGCGTGGCGCTGCGCTGGTTTCAGCCTGACACCACCGCCCACCTGGCCGCGCTGCTGGTGAACCGCACCTTGCACTTTGCCGTGCCCGCCTTCGTGTTCCTGTCGGCGGTGGTGCTGACGCGCAGCCTGCTGAAAAAGTTCGAGCCGGGCCGGTACTTCTGGCGGCGCCTGACGCGCGGCGGCTGGCCATACCTGCTCTGGAGCGCGCTGTACATCGCCTGGTACGTCTGGACTGGCCAGCGCGCCCCCGATACCCTGACCGATTGGGACCGCTGGCGCGACTGGCTCATGTACGGCAAGGCCAGCTATCACCTGTACTTCCTGCTGGTGGCGCTGGAAGTCTATTTGGTGCTGCCCCTGCTGCTGCCCCTGGCGCGGCGGCGGCCCAGCATCACGGCGGCGCTGCTGGCGGGGCTGGCCCTGCAACTGGGGCTGTACTTTCTGAACCGTGAAGTGCTGCGCCTTCCCTTTCCAGCCAGCACGGTGCTGTGGTACATGCTGCCGGTGGTGCTAGGCATGGCCGTGGGCGCCCGCCTGGACGAGTTCACGGGCTGGTGGCAGCGGCGACGCTGGACCCTGCTGCCCTTCCTGATCGGGGCCTATCTAGTGTACCTGCCCACTGCGCTGGCCTACGCCCGGGGCGAGGCCGTTACGCCCGTGGTGTACAGCGGCCTGAGCTGGGTGTACACCAGCCTGACCGCCCTGACCTTGCTGGGGCTGGCCTACCGCCTGGCCCGCAGCACCCGCGTTCCCTGGCTGCGCACGGGGGTAGGTCTGCTGGGCACGGTGAGCCTTCAGGTGTACCTGATTCACCCGGCGCTGCTCCAGGCCCTGGAAAAATACATGCCGCCCGACGGCCCGCCCTGGCGCGTGGCGGTCACGGTGGCCGCCTATTTTGTGGTGGCGCTGGTCTTGCCCGCACTGCTGGGCCGCACGCTTCTGAACACACGCCTGGGCACGCTGCTGTTTGGCCGCTGAGCGGCAAGACAGCTGATGCCT
Proteins encoded in this window:
- a CDS encoding acyltransferase, coding for MADPLPLSPPPNAASVPVPDPAPSDQAPETPPLEGRPAPATRLSAIDLFRGLTILEVVGHHTSGVALRWFQPDTTAHLAALLVNRTLHFAVPAFVFLSAVVLTRSLLKKFEPGRYFWRRLTRGGWPYLLWSALYIAWYVWTGQRAPDTLTDWDRWRDWLMYGKASYHLYFLLVALEVYLVLPLLLPLARRRPSITAALLAGLALQLGLYFLNREVLRLPFPASTVLWYMLPVVLGMAVGARLDEFTGWWQRRRWTLLPFLIGAYLVYLPTALAYARGEAVTPVVYSGLSWVYTSLTALTLLGLAYRLARSTRVPWLRTGVGLLGTVSLQVYLIHPALLQALEKYMPPDGPPWRVAVTVAAYFVVALVLPALLGRTLLNTRLGTLLFGR
- a CDS encoding prephenate dehydrogenase → MTARPDRAAPPAPPLFDTAVVAGVGLIGGSVALGLRQRLLARRVIGLDASMDVLREAEALGVVDEVRAAPGEWLRGADLVVLAAPMRALAPLAADLAPYLNPAALVTDVGSVKAGIAAEMERLGVRGFVAGHPMAGSERGGVTHARAALLENAVWVLTPTDHTPLTALSRARTLVEELGAAPVVMPPDAHDALVATVSHLPYLASLALTHMVARDERLSLLAAGGFRDLTRVASGDPRMSRDMVVENRAALKDALGRFRRQLQRLEADLDEPEELLAAAAEGKRTRDSLPVVRRSLLPQRHDLVVAVPDRPNQIGAVTQALGAAGVNIKDIEVLAIREDGGAIRLGLESPDDVTHAASILNAAGFEVRGRG